Proteins encoded within one genomic window of Cucumis sativus cultivar 9930 chromosome 3, Cucumber_9930_V3, whole genome shotgun sequence:
- the LOC101217507 gene encoding protein ANTHESIS POMOTING FACTOR 1, with protein MALTELDDATVRSMSIGAVFSDFVGKINSLDFHRKEDLLVTASEDDSVRLYDIANARLLKTTFHKKHGADRICFTHHPSSVICSSRHNLDTNGESLRYLSMYDNRCLRYFKGHKDRVVSLCMSPINDSFMSGSLDHSVRIWDLRVNACQGILRLRGRPTVAYDQQGLVFAVAMEGGAIKLFDSRSYDKGPFDTFLVGGDMAEVFDIKFSNDGKSMLLTTTNNNIYVLDAYGGEKQCGFSLEPSPNTTIEATFTPDGQYVVSGSGDGTLHAWNINKRAEVASWNSHIGVASCLKWAPRRVMFVAASSVLTFWIPNATKSTGESGMEFDSHTQAEHISQ; from the exons ATGGCGCTAACCGAGCTCGACGATGCCACGGTGCGGAGTATGTCAATCGGAGCCGTCTTCTCAGACTTC GTTGGGAAGATAAATTCTCTGGATTTTCATCGCAAGGAAGATTTGCTGGTAACGGCGAGCGAGGATGATTCCGTCCGACTCTACGATATTGCAAATGCGAG GTTACTCAAAACCACATTTCATAAAAAGCATGGTGCTGATCGTATATGTTTTACTCATCACCCAAGTTCTGTTATTTGCTCCTCAAGACACAATCTAGATACTAATGGAG AGTCATTGCGATACCTGTCAATGTATGACAACCGATGTCTTCGCTACTTTAAAGGACACAAAGACAG GGTTGTTTCTCTCTGTATGTCCCCAATCAATGACAGCTTCATGTCAGGTTCTCTCGACCACAGTGTCAGGATATGGGATCTTCGTGTAAATGCTTGTCAG GGAATTCTTCGCTTGCGTGGCAGACCTACTGTCGCTTATGACCAACAAGGCCTTGTGTTTGCTGTGGCAATGGAAGGAGGTGCTATTAAGTTATTTGATTCACGTTCTTACGACAAG GGACCCTTCGATACCTTCTTAGTTGGTGGAGATATGGCTGAGGTCTTCGACATCAAATTCAGTAACGATGGCAAATCTATGCTCTTGACAACtacaaataacaatatatatgttcTTGATGCATATGGAGGAGAGAAG CAATGTGGGTTCAGTTTGGAACCATCGCCCAACACGACCATAGAGGCTACCTTCACTCCAGATGGTCAATACGTCGTTTCAG GCTCAGGAGATGGAACCTTGCATGCGTGGAACATTAACAAGCGTGCTGAG GTTGCAAGCTGGAACAGTCACATAGGAGTTGCCTCGTGCTTGAAATGGGCTCCTCGCAGAGTCATGTTTGTTGCTGCATCCAGCGTTCTTACTTTCTGGATTCCCAATGCTACCAAATCCACAGGCGAGTCGGGTATGGAATTCGATTCTCATACTCAAGCCGAACATATATCTCAATGA
- the LOC101217740 gene encoding oleosin 18.2 kDa → MQSPYSPSHMLRVTILPIPPPFINTIQYVFLPSTFIFRFSFHLSKMADRPQPHQLQVHPQRRYDDVGAKGRGGPSASTILAVVTLVPLGGSLLGLAGLTLAATLFGLAVSTPVFIIFSPILVPAILTIGLAVLAFLTSGAFGLTALSSLTWAFNYLRRATGFMPDQIDQAKRRMQDMAGYVGQKTKDLGQEIQSRTQEQGRRT, encoded by the coding sequence ATGCAAAGCCCCTACTCACCATCTCACATGTTACGTGTCACCATTTTGCCAATCCCACCTCCATTTATAAACACCATCCAATATgtctttcttccttcaacttttattttccgTTTTTCCTTTCACTTAAGCAAAATGGCTGACCGTCCACAACCACACCAGCTCCAAGTCCACCCTCAACGCCGCTACGACGACGTCGGAGCTAAGGGGCGAGGAGGCCCTTCAGCCTCCACAATCCTCGCCGTCGTAACCCTTGTTCCTCTCGGTGGCTCGCTACTTGGACTCGCCGGTTTGACTCTAGCAGCCACGCTATTTGGCTTGGCCGTGTCTACCCCTGTATTCATCATCTTCAGCCCCATTCTAGTGCCAGCAATCTTAACCATTGGTCTGGCTGTCCTTGCCTTTTTGACCTCTGGGGCATTTGGGCTGACAGCTCTCTCTTCGCTCACATGGGCTTTCAACTACCTACGTCGAGCGACCGGGTTTATGCCTGATCAGATTGATCAAGCAAAGAGGCGCATGCAGGATATGGCTGGTTATGTGGGGCAGAAGACAAAGGACCTGGGGCAGGAGATTCAAAGCAGGACCCAAGAACAAGGGAGGAGGACGTGA
- the LOC101219482 gene encoding LOB domain-containing protein 25 isoform X1, producing the protein MLKQQLTERRERGKNYWKMSSSTYSNSPCAACKFLRRKCLPDCVFAPYFPPEEPQKFANVHKIFGASNVSKLLNEVQPHQREDAVNSLAYEAEARMKDPVYGCVGAISILQRQVIKLQKELDATNADLIRYACSEIPAPSPSSSSQYARRSSSTSHEGSSSTSSYGHYYTGLYFSPWSNNNNGPCGDGHDKGEYK; encoded by the exons ATGTTGAAACAACAGCTTACAGAAAGGagagaaaggggaaaaaattATTG GAAGATGTCTTCTTCCACCTACTCTAATTCTCCTTGTGCAGCCTGCAAGTTCCTACGTCGAAAATGCCTACCAGATTGTGTTTTTGCGCCATATTTTCCGCCCGAAGAGCCTCAAAAGTTTGCTAATGTTCACAAGATCTTTGGTGCCAGTAATGTCAGCAAACTGTTGAATGAAGTCCAGCCGCATCAGCGGGAGGATGCTGTGAACTCGCTCGCTTACGAGGCCGAGGCAAGGATGAAAGACCCTGTGTATGGCTGCGTTGGCGCCATCTCTATACTCCAAAGGCAAGTCATCAAGCTCCAAAAAGAGCTCGATGCTACTAACGCCGACCTCATTCGCTATGCCTGCAGTGAAATCCCAGCCCCATCTCCGTCTTCATCGTCGCAATATGCTCGAAGGTCGTCATCAACAAGCCACGAGGGAAGCTCGTCTACCTCTAGCTATGGTCATTACTATACTGGTCTCTACTTTTCTCCATGGAGTAACAACAATAATGGCCCTTGTGGAGATGGCCATGACAAAGGAGAATacaagtaa
- the LOC101219482 gene encoding LOB domain-containing protein 25 isoform X2 — protein sequence MSSSTYSNSPCAACKFLRRKCLPDCVFAPYFPPEEPQKFANVHKIFGASNVSKLLNEVQPHQREDAVNSLAYEAEARMKDPVYGCVGAISILQRQVIKLQKELDATNADLIRYACSEIPAPSPSSSSQYARRSSSTSHEGSSSTSSYGHYYTGLYFSPWSNNNNGPCGDGHDKGEYK from the coding sequence ATGTCTTCTTCCACCTACTCTAATTCTCCTTGTGCAGCCTGCAAGTTCCTACGTCGAAAATGCCTACCAGATTGTGTTTTTGCGCCATATTTTCCGCCCGAAGAGCCTCAAAAGTTTGCTAATGTTCACAAGATCTTTGGTGCCAGTAATGTCAGCAAACTGTTGAATGAAGTCCAGCCGCATCAGCGGGAGGATGCTGTGAACTCGCTCGCTTACGAGGCCGAGGCAAGGATGAAAGACCCTGTGTATGGCTGCGTTGGCGCCATCTCTATACTCCAAAGGCAAGTCATCAAGCTCCAAAAAGAGCTCGATGCTACTAACGCCGACCTCATTCGCTATGCCTGCAGTGAAATCCCAGCCCCATCTCCGTCTTCATCGTCGCAATATGCTCGAAGGTCGTCATCAACAAGCCACGAGGGAAGCTCGTCTACCTCTAGCTATGGTCATTACTATACTGGTCTCTACTTTTCTCCATGGAGTAACAACAATAATGGCCCTTGTGGAGATGGCCATGACAAAGGAGAATacaagtaa
- the LOC101217978 gene encoding mitogen-activated protein kinase kinase 3 isoform X1: MAGLEELKKKLTPLFDAEKGLSMDSPVDPSDSYTFSDNGTVNLLSRSYGVYNFNELGLQKCTSWLADDSGSSERTYRCASREMRIFGAIGSGASSVVQRAIHIPAHRIMALKKINIFEKEKRQQLLTEIRTLCEAPCSEGLVEFHGAFYTPDSGQISIALEYMDGGSLADVLRLKKCIPEPVLSTMFQKLLRGLSYLHGVRHLVHRDIKPANLLVNLKGEAKITDFGISAGLENSMAMCATFVGTVTYMSPERIRNESYSYPADIWSLGLALFECGTGEFPYSATEGLVNLMLQILDDPSPSPSKHKFSSEFCSFVDACLQKDADARPTAEQLLSHPFIKKYENEQVDLAAFVQNVFDPTQRMKDLADMLTIHYYLLFDGPDDFWHHTKALFHESSTLSFSGKQFSGPNDIFGKLSEIRSTLAGDWPLEKLVHVVEKLQCRAHGRDGVAIRVSGSFILGNQFLICGDGVQVEGLPNFKDLSIDMESKKMGSFREQFIIEPSNLIGRYFIAKQELYIIQ, translated from the exons ATGGCGGGTCTTGAGGAACTCAAGAAGAAACTTACTCCATTGTTTGATGCTGAAAAGGGGCTTTCTATGGACTCCCCAGTGGACCCGTCTGATTCTTATACG TTTTCAGACAATGGGACTGTTAATTTGCTAAGCCGATCGTATGGGGTTTATAATTTCAATGAGCTAGGGTTACAAAAATGCACATCTTGGCTGGCTGATGATTCGGGGAGCAGTGAGAGGACATATCGATGTGCTTCCCGTGAAATGAGGATATTTGGAGCCATCGGTAGTGGTGCTAGCAGTGTTGTTCAGAGAGCTATCCACATTCCTGCTCATCGAATCATGGCACTAAAGAAGATTAATATCTTTGAAAAG GAGAAAAGACAGCAGCTTCTTACTGAAATACGGACACTATGTGAAGCGCCCTGTTCTGAGGGTCTTGTGGAGTTTCATGGAGCATTTTATACCCCTGATTCTGGGCAAATAAGCATCGCTTTGGAATACATGGATGGAGGGTCATTGGCAGATGTCCTGCGTTTGAAAAAATGTATACCTGAGCCTGTCCTTTCTACTATGTTTCAGAAGCTTCTTCGa GGCTTAAGTTATCTGCATGGAGTAAGACATTTGGTTCACAGAGATATAAAGCCAGCTAATTTACTTGTAAATCTAAAGGGTGAAGCAAAGATTACGGATTTTGGCATAAGTGCTGGCTTAGAGAACTCGATGGCAAtg TGTGCTACTTTCGTTGGAACTGTCACGTACATGTCACCGGAGCGAATTCGAAACGAGAGCTATTCTTATCCAGCTGACATTTGGAGCCTTGGGCTTGCACTCTTTGAGTGTGGTACTGGTGAATTTCCATATTCAGCTACTGAAGGTCTAGTGAACCTTATGTTACAG ATTTTGGATGACCCGTCTCCATCGCCATCAAAACATAAGTTTTCGTCGGAGTTTTGCTCGTTTGTCGATGCCTGCTTGCAAAAAGATGCAGATGCTAGGCCAACAGCAGAGCAG CTGCTTTCACACCCATTTATCAAAAAATATGAGAATGAACAAGTAGACTTAGCAGCATTTGTCCAGAATGTGTTTGATCCAACACAGAGGATGAAGGACTTGGCAGAT ATGTTGACAATTCATTATTACTTGCTTTTTGATGGACCTGATGACTTCTGGCACCATACAAAAGCTTTATTCCATGAAAGCTCAACTTTAAG TTTCTCAGGGAAGCAATTTTCTGGTCCAAATGATATCTTTGGCAAACTATCAGAGATTCGAAGTACGTTAGCAGGAGATTGGCCTCTTGAAAAACTTGTTCACGTTGTCGAGAAACTCCAATGTCGAGCCCACGGTCGGGACGGAGTTGCCATAAGGGTGTCAGGATCCTTCATCCTTGGGAACCAGTTCCTCATATGTGGAGACGGTGTACAAGTAGAGGGACTGCCAAATTTTAAGGATCTCTCCATTGACATGGAAAGCAAGAAAATGGGATCCTTCCGGGAGCAGTTCATCATTGAACCGAGCAATCTCATCGGTCGTTATTTCATTGCTAAACAAGAGCTTTATATAATCCAATAG
- the LOC101217978 gene encoding mitogen-activated protein kinase kinase 3 isoform X2 has product MRIFGAIGSGASSVVQRAIHIPAHRIMALKKINIFEKEKRQQLLTEIRTLCEAPCSEGLVEFHGAFYTPDSGQISIALEYMDGGSLADVLRLKKCIPEPVLSTMFQKLLRGLSYLHGVRHLVHRDIKPANLLVNLKGEAKITDFGISAGLENSMAMCATFVGTVTYMSPERIRNESYSYPADIWSLGLALFECGTGEFPYSATEGLVNLMLQILDDPSPSPSKHKFSSEFCSFVDACLQKDADARPTAEQLLSHPFIKKYENEQVDLAAFVQNVFDPTQRMKDLADMLTIHYYLLFDGPDDFWHHTKALFHESSTLSFSGKQFSGPNDIFGKLSEIRSTLAGDWPLEKLVHVVEKLQCRAHGRDGVAIRVSGSFILGNQFLICGDGVQVEGLPNFKDLSIDMESKKMGSFREQFIIEPSNLIGRYFIAKQELYIIQ; this is encoded by the exons ATGAGGATATTTGGAGCCATCGGTAGTGGTGCTAGCAGTGTTGTTCAGAGAGCTATCCACATTCCTGCTCATCGAATCATGGCACTAAAGAAGATTAATATCTTTGAAAAG GAGAAAAGACAGCAGCTTCTTACTGAAATACGGACACTATGTGAAGCGCCCTGTTCTGAGGGTCTTGTGGAGTTTCATGGAGCATTTTATACCCCTGATTCTGGGCAAATAAGCATCGCTTTGGAATACATGGATGGAGGGTCATTGGCAGATGTCCTGCGTTTGAAAAAATGTATACCTGAGCCTGTCCTTTCTACTATGTTTCAGAAGCTTCTTCGa GGCTTAAGTTATCTGCATGGAGTAAGACATTTGGTTCACAGAGATATAAAGCCAGCTAATTTACTTGTAAATCTAAAGGGTGAAGCAAAGATTACGGATTTTGGCATAAGTGCTGGCTTAGAGAACTCGATGGCAAtg TGTGCTACTTTCGTTGGAACTGTCACGTACATGTCACCGGAGCGAATTCGAAACGAGAGCTATTCTTATCCAGCTGACATTTGGAGCCTTGGGCTTGCACTCTTTGAGTGTGGTACTGGTGAATTTCCATATTCAGCTACTGAAGGTCTAGTGAACCTTATGTTACAG ATTTTGGATGACCCGTCTCCATCGCCATCAAAACATAAGTTTTCGTCGGAGTTTTGCTCGTTTGTCGATGCCTGCTTGCAAAAAGATGCAGATGCTAGGCCAACAGCAGAGCAG CTGCTTTCACACCCATTTATCAAAAAATATGAGAATGAACAAGTAGACTTAGCAGCATTTGTCCAGAATGTGTTTGATCCAACACAGAGGATGAAGGACTTGGCAGAT ATGTTGACAATTCATTATTACTTGCTTTTTGATGGACCTGATGACTTCTGGCACCATACAAAAGCTTTATTCCATGAAAGCTCAACTTTAAG TTTCTCAGGGAAGCAATTTTCTGGTCCAAATGATATCTTTGGCAAACTATCAGAGATTCGAAGTACGTTAGCAGGAGATTGGCCTCTTGAAAAACTTGTTCACGTTGTCGAGAAACTCCAATGTCGAGCCCACGGTCGGGACGGAGTTGCCATAAGGGTGTCAGGATCCTTCATCCTTGGGAACCAGTTCCTCATATGTGGAGACGGTGTACAAGTAGAGGGACTGCCAAATTTTAAGGATCTCTCCATTGACATGGAAAGCAAGAAAATGGGATCCTTCCGGGAGCAGTTCATCATTGAACCGAGCAATCTCATCGGTCGTTATTTCATTGCTAAACAAGAGCTTTATATAATCCAATAG